The Perca fluviatilis chromosome 24, GENO_Pfluv_1.0, whole genome shotgun sequence genome has a window encoding:
- the eed gene encoding polycomb protein eed — MRENKNMSESPSQAGKEIPAKKQKLSSDENSNPDLSGDENDDAVSVESGTNAERPDTPTNTANAPGRKSWGKGKWKSKKCRYSFKCVNSLREDHGQPLFGVQFNWHSKEGDPLVFATVGSNRVTLYECHSQGEMRLLQSYVDADADENFYTCAWTYDTNTSHPLLAVAGSRGIIRVINNISMQCIKHYVGHGNAINELKFHPRDPNLLLSVSKDHALRLWNIQTDTLVAIFGGVEGHRDEVLSADFDLLGEKIMSCGMDHSLKLWRINSERMQKAIRGSYEYNPSKTNRPFVSQKIHFPDFSTRDIHRNYVDCVRWLGDLILSKSCENAIVCWKPGKMEDDIDHIKPNESNVTILGRFDYSQCDIWYMRFSMDFWQKMLALGNQVGKLYVWDLEVEDPHKAKCTTLTLPKCTSAIRQTSFSRDSSILIAVCDDASIWRWDRQLNILRKVVIGGCCARPFLMNVL; from the exons ATGAGGGAAAATAAGAACATGTCCGAGTCCCCTTCTCAAGCGGGAAAAGAAATACCAGCGAAAAAGCAGAAACTAAGCAGTGACGAGAACAGTAACCCCGATTTATCAGGAGACGAGAAT GATGATGCTGTCAGTGTTGAGAGTGGGACTAACGCCGAGCGCCCAGACACACCCACGAACACTGCCAACGCCCCGGGCAGAAAGAGCTGGGGCAAGGGCAAGTGGAAGTCCAAGAAGTGCAGATATTCTTTTAAATGCGTCAACAGCCTGAGG GAGGACCACGGCCAGCCGCTGTTTGGAGTCCAGTTTAACTGGCACAGCAAGGAGGGAGACCCGCTGGTGTTTGCCACAGTCGGGAGTAACAGG GTAACTCTGTATGAATGTCACTCTCAGGGAGAAATGAGGCTCTTGCAGTCTTATGTCGATGCAGAC GCAGATGAGAACTTCTATACGTGTGCCTGGACCtatgacacaaacacaagccATCCTCTGTTGGCTGTCGCCGGGTCCCGTGGCATCATTCGGGTGATCAACAACATCTCAATGCAGTGTATCAAG CATTACGTAGGTCACGGAAATGCCATCAATGAGCTGAAGTTCCATCCAAGGGATCCAAAtctcctcctgtctgtcagcaaAG ATCATGCCCTTCGTCTATGGAACATACAGACGGACACATTAGTGGCAATATTTGGCGGTGTGGAAGGGCATCGGGATGAAGTCCTGAGTGCT GATTTCGATCTTCTAGGTGAAAAGATTATGTCGTGTGGGATGGACCACTCCTTAAAACTTTGGCGAATCAATTCAGAGAGAATGCAGAAAGCCATCCGGGGGTCTTATGAGTACAACCCCTCAAAGACAAACCG GCCTTTCGTCTCACAGAAAATTCACTTCCCCGACTTCTCAACACGAGACATCCATAGGAACTATGTGGACTGTGTGCGGTGGCTGGGGGATCTTATTCTTTCCAAG TCCTGTGAAAATGCCATTGTCTGCTGGAAACCAGGAAAGATGGAGGACGACATCGATCACATTAAACCCAATGAGTCAAATGTGACGATTCTGGGACGCTTCGATTACAGCCAGTGCGACATTTGGTACATGCGCTTCTCCATGGACTTCTGGCAGAAg ATGCTCGCTTTAGGAAACCAGGTGGGGAAGCTTTATGTGTGGGACCTTGAAGTAGAAGACCCACACAAAGCAAA GTGCACCACCCTGACCCTCCCCAAATGCACATCGGCCATCCGGCAAACCAGCTTCAGCCGCGACAGCAGCATTTTGATAGCCGTGTGCGACGACGCTTCAATCTGGCGCTGGGATCGACAGCTGAACATTCTCCGGA AAGTGGTTATTGGAGGCTGCTGTGCCCGCCCTTTCCTCATGAACGTCCTTTGA
- the pwp2h gene encoding PWP2 small subunit processome component, translating into MKFAYRFSNLLGAVYRQGNLSFSKDGNAVISPVGNRVSVFDLKNNTSETLPVSTTKNITCVGLSPDGNIAVVVDEDGAAMLVSLVTRATLHHFHFHKPVSSIRFSPDGRKFVVTKENVALMYHAPGKQREFNAFVLDKSYYGPYDETTCIDWTDDSKCFVVGSKDMSTWVFGAERWANLIYYSLGGHKDVIVGCFFEKDSLDLYTVSQDGTLCVWESDTELDGLVLKKSQDKPKPPRPGEEEESEEERKEGEGEVIRGKAGAPKDKNTNNVRYKQRSKHFFNKEGDFNNLTAAAYHKPTHILVTGFASGIFHLHELPEFNLIHSLSISDQRISSVAINSSGDWISFGCSGMGQLLVWEWQSESYVFKQQGHFNNMASLAYSPDGQYIVTGGDDGKVKVWNTNSGLCFVTFTEHTSSVTKVTFTSSGFVIVSASLDGTVRAFDLHRYRNFRTFTSPRPAQFSSLAVDVSGELVSAGAQDSFEIFLWSMQTGRLLEVLGGHEGPVSCLCFSPVQSILASASWDRTIRLWDMLDSWQVKETLPLSSDGLSVTYRPDGQELAVATLNGEISFWNPQTATQTGSVAGRHDLETGRKETDKITAKQSAKGKSFTSLCYSADGESVLAGGQSKFVCIYNVKEQMLMKKFEISCNLSFDAMEEFLDRRKMTEFGSLALVDEGAGDGDGVNISLPGVRRGDMSSRHFKPEIRVSSLRFSPTGRSWAATTTEGLLVYSLDGSLVFDPYDLDLDVTPASIRKQLRLQEWAPAIVLAFRLNEKALKQEVLETVPHEQIPVVCGSLPDIYVEKLLGFVASSLEKSGHLQFYMTWVQSLLMLHGQKLKNRSGAILPTLQALQKSIQRHFDNLSKLCDFNMFNIRYAAALSKQRGLKRAAEEDEGREEEEEDEELSEEMSMASLEDADLML; encoded by the exons ATGAAGTTTGCTTATAGG TTCTCCAATCTGCTCGGAGCAGTCTATCGTCAGGGAAATTTGAGTTTCTCTAAAGATGGCAACGCTGTGATCAGTCCGGTTGGAAACCGAGTCTCCGTCTTCGACCTGAAAAA CAACACATCTGAGACTTTACCCGTCTCCACTACAAAAAACATAACATGTGTGGGTCTCTCTCCTGATGGGAACATAGCAGTCGTGGTGGATGAAG ATGGTGCAGCGATGTTGGTCAGTCTCGTCACCCGAGCCACTCTTCATCATTTCCACTTTCACAAGCCTGTCAGCAGCATCCGCTTCTCACCTGATGGCAG GAAGTTTGTTGTTACGAAGGAGAACGTAGCTCTGATGTACCACGCTCCTGGAAAGCAGCGGGAGTTTAATGCCTTTGTGTTGGACAAGAGCTACTACGGCCCCTACGATGAAACCACCTGCATCGACTGGACGGACGACTCCAA GTGTTTTGTGGTGGGCAGCAAAGACATGTCGACGTGGGTGTTTGGTGCCGAGCGCTGGGCCAACCTCATCTACTACTCCCTGGGTGGACACAAGGACGTCATCGTGGGCTGCTTCTTTGAGAAGGACAGCCTGGAT CTGTACACGGTGAGCCAGGACGGGACACTGTGTGTCTGGGAGAGCGACACTGAGCTGGACGGCCTCGTCCTGAAGAAGAGCCAGGATAAACCCAAGCCCCCGAGGccgggagaggaagaggagtctgaagaggaaagaaaggagggagagggagaagtcATCAGAGGGAAAGCAGGAGCTCCCAAAGACAAGAATACCAACAACGTTCGATACAAGCAGAGGAGCAA ACACTTCTTCAACAAGGAGGGGGATTTCAACAACTTGACAGCTGCCGCCTACCACAAGCCGACCCACATCCTGGTCACAGGCTTCGCCTCTGGAATCTTCCACCTGCACGAGCTTCCAGAGTTTAACCTCATTCACTCCCTAAG TATTTCAGACCAGAGAATCTCCTCAGTGGCTATAAACAGCTCTGGAGACTGGATCAGCTTTGGGTGCTCGG GGATGGGTCAGCTGCTGGTGTGGGAGTGGCAGAGCGAGTCCTACGTCTTCAAGCAGCAGGGACACTTCAACAACATGGCCTCGCTGGCCTACTCGCCAGACGGACAGTACATCGTAACCGGAGGCGACGATGGCAAG GTCAAAGTGTGGAACACCAACAGCGGCCTTTGCTTCGTCACCTTCACAGAGCACACCAGCAGCGTCACCAAGGTAACCTTCACCTCCAGCGGCTTCGTCATCGTCAGCGCTTCTCTGGACGGGACGGTCAGAGCGTTCGACCTGCACAG gTACAGAAACTTCCGGACGTTCACGTCGCCCCGGCCTGCGCAGTTCTCCTCCCTGGCTGTAGACGTCAGCGGGGAGCTGGTGAGCGCAGGAGCCCAGGATTCCTTTGAGATCTTTCTGTGGTCCATGCAGACAGGGAGACTGCTGGAG GTCCTCGGGGGTCACGAGGGTCCGgtcagctgcctgtgtttcaGTCCAGTCCAGTCCATCCTGGCCAGCGCCTCGTGGGACCGCACCATCCGGCTGTGGGACATGTTGGACAGCTGGCAGGTCAAAGAAACACTTCCTCTCAGCTCTGATG GTTTGTCAGTGACTTACCGCCCTGATGGTCAGGAGTTGGCTGTGGCCACTTTGAACGGTGAAATCTCTTTCTGGAACCCCCAAACAGCCACACAAACCGGCTCCGTGGCCGGGCGCCACGACCTGGAGACGGGCCGCAAAGAGACAGATAAAATCACAGCCAAGCAGTCGGCAAAGGGCAA GTCCTTCACGTCGCTGTGCTACTCCGCGGACGGGGAGTCGGTTTTGGCGGGAGGCCAGTCCAAGTTTGTCTGCATCTACAACGTCAAAGAGCAGATGCTCATGAAGAAGTTTGAGATCTCCTGCAACCTTTCCTTTGATGCCATGGAG GAGTTCCTGGACCGACGGAAGATGACTGAGTTTGGCAGCCTGGCTCTGGTGGACGAGGGAGCTGGAGACGGAGACGGGGTCAACATCAGCCTCCCTGGAGTCAGGAGAG GTGATATGAGTTCTCGACACTTTAAGCCAGAGATCAGAGTGAGCTCGCTGCGGTTCTCCCCTACTG GGCGTAGCTGGGCGGCCACCACCACTGAGGGCCTGCTGGTCTACTCCCTCGATGGATCTCTGGTCTTTGACCCCTACGACCTGGACTTGGACGTGACACCGGCCAGCATACGTAAGCAGCTGCGGCTTCAGGAGTGGGCGCCGGCCATCGTCCTGGCGTTCAGACTCAACGAAAAAGCCCTCAAGCAGGAAGTGTTGGAAACGGTGCCGCACGAGCAGA TCCCAGTAGTTTGCGGCTCTCTTCCTGACATTTACGTCGAGAAGCTGCTGGGCTTCGTGGCGTCCAGTTTGGAGAAGTCGGGCCACCTGCAGTTCTACATGACCTGGGTCCAGAGCCTGCTCATGCTGCACGGACAGAAACTCAAGAACAG GTCAGGAGCCATACTGCCCACGCTCCAGGCGCTGCAGAAGAGCATCCAGAGACACTTTGACAATCTGTCCAAACT GTGTGACTTTAACATGTTTAACATTCGCTACGCTGCGGCCCTGTCGAAGCAGAGGGGCCTAAAGAGAGCAGCTGAGGAGGACGAgggcagggaggaggaggaagaagatgaagagCTGTCTGAGGAGATGAGCATGGCCTCCTTGGAGGATGCAGACTTGATGCTGTGA